The following coding sequences lie in one Methylotuvimicrobium alcaliphilum 20Z genomic window:
- a CDS encoding baeRF3 domain-containing protein: MNSLDKDFTAGLMENCTPPCLSLYQPTHRNHPNNQQDPIRFKNLVKALEESLLQQFPSDEIQPLLEPFLALADDRNFWNCTHDGLAVLGAKGIFRVYKLQRPVAELAVVADSFHTKPLVRILQSADRYQILAVNRHKIKLFEGNRDALDEIEPALGVPRTITEALGEELTEPHQTVASYGGVGGGHSPMHHTHGGKESEVDSDSERFFRAVDRAVLEHHSQPSGLPLILAALPEHHHIFHDVSHNSFLIPESIDIHPDSLSSTDELRQRAWQLIEPHYLTRLTALVEDFGNARSKGLSDDDLTQVAKSVVEGRVATLLIEASREIPGRINATTGEIAFDDLAHPQVNDLLDDLGELVLKMGGQVVVVPSERMPTETGIAVIYRYSD, from the coding sequence GTGAACTCACTTGACAAAGACTTTACAGCGGGACTCATGGAGAATTGTACTCCTCCTTGCCTTTCGCTTTACCAACCGACTCATCGGAACCATCCGAACAATCAGCAAGATCCGATCCGGTTCAAGAACCTCGTGAAGGCACTGGAAGAGTCGCTCCTGCAACAATTCCCGAGCGACGAAATCCAGCCATTGCTGGAACCTTTCCTGGCACTGGCTGACGACCGCAACTTCTGGAACTGCACCCATGACGGATTGGCTGTGCTGGGCGCGAAAGGCATATTCCGAGTCTACAAGCTCCAGCGTCCGGTAGCCGAATTGGCTGTTGTGGCGGATAGCTTCCACACCAAACCTCTGGTGCGGATTCTTCAGTCAGCCGATCGTTATCAGATTCTTGCTGTGAATCGCCACAAGATCAAGCTCTTCGAGGGAAACCGTGATGCTTTGGACGAGATCGAGCCGGCACTGGGTGTCCCGCGGACGATAACCGAGGCGCTGGGAGAAGAATTGACCGAGCCACACCAGACCGTCGCCTCATACGGAGGTGTCGGTGGCGGGCACTCGCCCATGCATCACACCCACGGAGGGAAAGAGTCTGAGGTAGACAGCGACTCGGAACGCTTCTTCCGCGCCGTCGACCGCGCGGTCTTGGAGCACCACTCTCAGCCATCGGGCCTGCCGCTGATTCTGGCGGCGCTGCCGGAGCATCATCATATTTTTCACGACGTCAGCCACAATTCGTTTCTGATACCGGAAAGCATCGATATCCACCCGGATTCCCTGTCGTCGACCGATGAACTGCGCCAGCGCGCTTGGCAGCTTATCGAGCCTCACTATCTAACGCGCCTGACCGCACTCGTCGAGGATTTCGGCAACGCTAGATCCAAGGGACTCAGTGACGACGACCTGACCCAGGTCGCCAAGTCTGTTGTAGAAGGGCGGGTCGCCACGCTGCTGATTGAAGCCAGCCGTGAAATTCCAGGCCGGATCAATGCAACGACCGGCGAAATCGCATTTGACGACTTGGCACATCCCCAGGTTAATGACCTGCTCGATGATCTGGGAGAATTGGTCCTGAAGATGGGTGGACAAGTGGTTGTGGTCCCCAGCGAACGGATGCCGACGGAGACTGGAATAGCTGTGATCTACCGTTATTCTGACTGA
- a CDS encoding HPF/RaiA family ribosome-associated protein codes for MHIQINTDSNIEGNDALTQQIEALARDTLDRFSEQITRIEIHLSDENSDKKSGTGDNRCLLEARLAGLQPISVSDQAATLEQAVDGALKKLKRSLDSTLGRLNNR; via the coding sequence ATGCATATTCAGATCAACACGGATAGCAACATCGAGGGCAATGATGCGTTGACTCAACAAATTGAAGCCCTGGCCAGAGACACCCTTGATCGCTTCAGTGAACAGATAACACGGATAGAAATCCACCTGAGCGACGAGAACAGTGACAAGAAATCCGGCACTGGAGATAACCGCTGCCTGCTGGAAGCTCGTCTCGCAGGTCTCCAGCCGATTTCAGTGAGCGACCAGGCTGCGACTCTGGAGCAGGCTGTCGACGGTGCTCTCAAGAAATTGAAGCGATCATTAGACAGCACCCTAGGACGATTGAACAACCGCTAA
- a CDS encoding BON domain-containing protein has protein sequence MSTRLPLVLFTLTGSLILITGTVQAEQNTAIYLADGPSSYLENTERNVRDRDDANLTPVDQKESKSDIDITATIRQAVVRDKSLSLNAQNAKIITRHGVVTLRGLVESGAEKNKLQQFATQTPGVVQVDNQLEIKAP, from the coding sequence ATGTCTACACGATTACCGTTAGTACTATTCACTTTAACCGGTAGCCTAATACTGATAACCGGTACCGTTCAAGCCGAACAGAATACCGCCATCTATTTGGCTGACGGCCCCAGTTCGTACTTGGAAAATACCGAGCGCAATGTTCGCGACAGGGATGATGCTAATTTAACTCCGGTAGATCAAAAGGAATCCAAAAGTGATATCGACATCACGGCTACCATCCGTCAAGCCGTCGTTAGGGATAAATCGCTTTCACTCAACGCACAGAATGCAAAAATCATTACTCGTCATGGAGTCGTGACTTTGCGTGGACTGGTTGAGAGTGGAGCCGAAAAAAATAAACTGCAACAATTCGCCACGCAAACACCCGGCGTAGTGCAGGTAGATAATCAACTTGAAATTAAAGCGCCGTAA
- a CDS encoding DUF2383 domain-containing protein produces the protein MHNIETLNKFLKDELSATETYQQALDKLHEDVVLSESEHLRTIYEDHKASASSLQSLIIRLGGTPCEDSGAWGTWAQIVQGGANLLGKETALKSLQSGEKSGAEAYEEALQETELPSEIRSLIETKLLPAQQEHIRTLDRLIGAEAD, from the coding sequence ATGCATAACATAGAAACACTTAACAAATTTCTGAAAGATGAATTGTCTGCAACGGAAACTTATCAACAGGCGCTGGACAAACTTCATGAAGATGTCGTCCTTAGCGAATCGGAGCATCTAAGGACCATTTATGAGGATCATAAAGCGTCAGCTTCCAGTTTACAGTCACTCATCATTCGACTGGGAGGAACTCCCTGTGAAGATTCAGGAGCCTGGGGAACTTGGGCGCAAATAGTCCAGGGAGGCGCTAATCTGCTGGGTAAAGAAACGGCGCTAAAGTCTTTACAAAGCGGAGAAAAAAGCGGCGCAGAAGCTTATGAGGAGGCGTTGCAAGAAACTGAGCTGCCTTCAGAAATTCGCTCTTTGATTGAAACGAAGCTACTACCTGCTCAACAAGAGCATATTCGAACTTTGGATCGGCTTATAGGCGCGGAAGCCGATTAG
- a CDS encoding DUF2892 domain-containing protein, with product MSIFNAEDSTRSSLDRVRSSTAAHVNEEIDLQTDLNIQEYKSKSKAEILERIQMLDKEWDVERVLEVNASTLSLTGLILGLTKNPKWLFLPGIVLPFLLQHGLQGWCPPLPLLRRLGIRTRGEIDREKYALKLRLEKN from the coding sequence ATGTCTATATTTAATGCTGAAGATTCAACAAGATCAAGCCTGGATCGCGTTCGTAGCTCCACCGCTGCCCATGTCAACGAAGAAATAGATCTTCAAACAGATTTAAATATTCAAGAATATAAGAGCAAAAGCAAGGCGGAAATTCTTGAGCGTATTCAAATGCTGGATAAGGAATGGGATGTAGAGCGAGTGCTTGAAGTCAATGCCTCTACTTTATCCCTAACCGGTCTGATTCTTGGTTTAACCAAAAATCCGAAATGGTTATTTCTACCCGGCATTGTTTTGCCTTTTCTGTTGCAGCATGGCTTGCAAGGATGGTGTCCTCCCTTACCCCTCTTACGCCGGCTTGGTATCCGTACCCGGGGAGAAATCGACCGGGAAAAATACGCGCTTAAACTCCGGCTAGAAAAAAACTGA
- a CDS encoding EF-hand domain-containing protein, whose amino-acid sequence MKTDKNINEISNAINAAPSKATVRQWFNFFSLPIWTAIAMSISLVAVTQTAKAEKTSGAQNSQIDRKSKPVANSEDGAGALPTFAEADVNGDNYITKDELKNYPDLLQVFDKVDAGEDGKLEQHEYQNLITETKREGQVR is encoded by the coding sequence ATGAAAACCGATAAAAACATCAACGAAATATCTAATGCTATAAATGCCGCCCCATCGAAGGCAACAGTTCGACAATGGTTTAATTTCTTCAGTCTCCCTATCTGGACGGCGATTGCCATGAGTATCAGCCTAGTCGCTGTTACCCAGACTGCAAAGGCTGAAAAAACTTCCGGCGCGCAAAACTCACAAATTGATAGAAAAAGTAAACCGGTTGCTAACTCTGAAGACGGCGCAGGGGCATTGCCCACATTTGCTGAGGCTGATGTCAATGGCGATAACTACATAACTAAAGATGAATTGAAAAATTATCCTGATCTATTGCAAGTATTCGACAAAGTCGACGCAGGTGAGGATGGCAAGTTGGAACAACATGAATACCAAAACCTGATAACTGAAACCAAACGTGAAGGTCAAGTTAGGTAA
- a CDS encoding DUF2254 domain-containing protein: MKLQLINIRDAVVDTFWFLPALMALLAAGAALATIAIDSAVGDAWLRDTSWVWLGGPEGARSVLSVIAGSIMTVVSIVFSLTVTTLAQTSSHYGPRVLRNFTADRGVQFTLGTFIATFIYCLMVLRTVRSIENSFVPYISVNIGMLLALVSMAVLIYFIHHISQNIQAENLIANVGEQFLESLPVLFPEGIGRPSDNTCSEQLPDDSQWQAAYIVLSAATGYVQVVDDEQLIQLATQHDLMLQLARRPGDFVTTTSTLLRVLPRAHINPDIELQLRDCFSLGVHCTPHQDAKYMMQQMVEIAAHALSTGINEPFTALACIDWIGASLCGVARRELPKALRQDEHGRLRVIACTLDFEELTDTAFDQIRLYGARNPDVMLHLLKTIGDIASDVRRDSDRNALVRHAQLVGEDASQIVNLTDRRRVADRLQETLMTLVQSLRNEHEIT; this comes from the coding sequence ATGAAGCTGCAATTAATCAACATCCGTGACGCGGTAGTCGATACTTTTTGGTTTCTACCCGCACTGATGGCGTTGCTTGCCGCAGGCGCGGCTTTGGCTACCATTGCCATTGACTCTGCCGTAGGTGATGCGTGGCTACGCGATACGAGCTGGGTATGGTTGGGAGGACCTGAAGGCGCGCGTAGCGTGCTGTCGGTTATTGCCGGCTCAATCATGACGGTGGTTTCGATCGTGTTCTCGCTAACGGTGACCACCCTGGCGCAAACGTCATCGCATTATGGGCCGCGCGTACTCAGGAATTTTACCGCCGATCGCGGGGTTCAATTTACACTCGGTACGTTTATCGCCACCTTTATCTATTGTCTGATGGTGTTGCGAACCGTGCGTTCTATCGAAAATAGCTTCGTGCCGTATATTTCAGTGAATATCGGCATGCTGTTGGCGCTGGTTTCGATGGCCGTGCTGATCTATTTCATTCATCACATTTCGCAAAACATTCAAGCCGAGAATCTGATCGCCAATGTGGGAGAACAATTCCTGGAATCACTGCCGGTTTTATTCCCCGAAGGCATCGGCCGACCCAGCGACAATACCTGCTCAGAGCAATTGCCCGATGACAGTCAATGGCAAGCCGCGTATATTGTGCTATCCGCGGCCACTGGCTATGTGCAAGTCGTGGACGATGAACAGTTAATACAGTTAGCGACGCAACACGACTTGATGCTGCAATTGGCAAGGCGCCCCGGCGATTTCGTGACCACGACCTCGACGTTGCTGCGTGTGCTGCCGCGTGCGCATATAAATCCAGATATCGAGCTTCAATTACGAGACTGCTTTAGTCTCGGAGTCCACTGCACGCCTCATCAAGACGCAAAGTATATGATGCAGCAGATGGTGGAAATCGCTGCTCATGCGCTGTCGACGGGCATCAACGAACCTTTCACCGCCTTGGCTTGTATTGACTGGATAGGCGCATCGCTATGCGGCGTGGCAAGACGCGAACTCCCCAAGGCGTTGCGTCAGGATGAACACGGCCGGTTACGCGTGATTGCTTGCACGCTCGATTTCGAGGAGCTGACCGATACCGCTTTTGACCAGATTCGTCTCTATGGCGCCCGCAATCCGGACGTGATGCTGCACCTTCTTAAAACCATCGGCGACATTGCGTCCGATGTGCGCCGAGACAGTGACCGCAACGCCTTAGTCCGACATGCTCAGCTGGTTGGTGAAGACGCAAGCCAAATCGTTAACCTAACCGACCGCCGGCGCGTAGCCGACCGGCTTCAAGAAACATTGATGACTCTGGTCCAGAGCCTTAGGAACGAGCATGAAATAACTTAG
- a CDS encoding YihY/virulence factor BrkB family protein: protein MLVNITDFFKGLSLKQASSSVIKGLRRGYVLLSPSLTAWLAHRTASKGAAVAFYTLFSMTPILVLTIAVAGYFFGAEAAQGEIITQMQALVGPNGAQAISAVLAAAHYSESGVIASVIATLLLLLGATSVFVELKDSLDEMWGTDKPQASSLSVLFKTRVVCFGLVLVLAFLLLVSLVISTALAVIHQYVFSGLWSLAALVLSPLASLISFGVIASLFAVIYKMLPEAPLAWQDAWFGALFTAFLFTLGKYVIGVYLGNSGVTSGFGAAGSVIALLLWVYYSAQIFFFGAEFTRQFALRFGSLRPRDQLRTISENHGNGASKRYINIQSPSLKKRD, encoded by the coding sequence ATGCTTGTGAACATAACCGATTTTTTCAAGGGGCTTTCATTAAAACAGGCTTCTTCATCTGTAATCAAAGGTCTGCGTCGCGGATACGTACTGTTGTCCCCATCACTGACCGCCTGGCTGGCTCATCGCACTGCTAGTAAAGGGGCTGCCGTGGCCTTTTATACCCTGTTCTCGATGACCCCCATTCTGGTGTTGACCATTGCCGTGGCAGGATATTTCTTTGGTGCAGAGGCGGCGCAAGGAGAAATTATTACGCAGATGCAAGCGTTGGTAGGACCCAATGGCGCCCAAGCTATCAGTGCTGTGCTGGCTGCCGCGCACTACTCCGAGTCTGGAGTTATCGCTTCGGTCATTGCCACGCTCTTACTGCTGCTGGGTGCTACCAGTGTATTCGTTGAATTAAAGGATAGCCTCGATGAAATGTGGGGCACCGATAAACCTCAAGCCTCCTCTCTCAGCGTACTATTCAAAACCCGGGTTGTATGTTTTGGCCTAGTGCTGGTTTTAGCGTTTTTATTACTGGTTTCGCTGGTCATCAGCACCGCTCTGGCGGTGATTCATCAGTATGTGTTCAGCGGGCTCTGGAGTTTGGCTGCCCTGGTGCTGTCTCCATTGGCATCGTTGATTTCCTTTGGGGTTATTGCCAGCTTGTTTGCGGTGATTTATAAAATGCTGCCGGAGGCACCGTTGGCTTGGCAGGATGCCTGGTTCGGTGCGCTGTTTACGGCCTTTTTGTTCACTCTTGGCAAATACGTTATTGGTGTGTACCTGGGTAACAGCGGCGTAACCTCAGGTTTTGGCGCGGCAGGATCAGTAATCGCCTTGTTACTCTGGGTCTATTATTCCGCGCAGATCTTCTTTTTTGGGGCCGAGTTTACCCGCCAATTTGCTTTGCGGTTTGGTAGCCTGCGTCCGCGCGATCAACTTAGAACCATATCTGAAAATCATGGCAATGGAGCGAGTAAAAGGTATATAAATATTCAGTCTCCCTCTTTGAAAAAGAGGGATTAG
- a CDS encoding DUF2171 domain-containing protein has protein sequence MINTDQIKPDMPVVCSQDGQFATVDHMEGPSTIKLKKDKTGRHHYIPVCWVTSTEDGRVKVDRPGDEAMAEWSTISPNYIDE, from the coding sequence ATGATTAATACCGACCAAATTAAACCTGATATGCCCGTTGTCTGCTCCCAAGACGGTCAGTTTGCCACAGTCGACCATATGGAGGGACCGAGTACGATCAAGCTGAAGAAAGATAAAACCGGTCGGCACCATTACATTCCGGTATGCTGGGTAACCTCAACAGAGGACGGTAGGGTTAAAGTAGATCGTCCAGGAGACGAAGCGATGGCAGAATGGTCGACAATTTCGCCAAATTATATAGACGAATGA